A single region of the Vicinamibacteria bacterium genome encodes:
- a CDS encoding RidA family protein → MQRTPVNPWDWSLQYGFNQAEVVEGAKRFLICSGQTAIDGEGKSQHKDDLKAQVSLALDNLEAVLKGAEMSLSNIVRLNIYTTDVDQMLAHWDVLVRRLESAGVRPAMTLLGISRLAFPELMVEMEATAAD, encoded by the coding sequence ATGCAGCGCACTCCCGTCAACCCATGGGACTGGTCCCTACAGTACGGCTTCAACCAAGCCGAGGTCGTCGAAGGCGCGAAGCGCTTTTTGATTTGCTCCGGTCAGACCGCGATCGACGGTGAAGGCAAGTCACAGCACAAAGATGATTTGAAAGCTCAAGTGAGCCTTGCGCTCGATAACCTCGAGGCCGTCTTGAAAGGGGCGGAAATGAGCTTGTCCAACATCGTGCGCCTCAACATCTACACGACGGACGTGGATCAGATGCTTGCCCATTGGGACGTACTCGTCCGCCGCCTGGAGTCAGCCGGGGTGAGACCCGCCATGACGTTGCTCGGTATCAGCCGCCTCGCCTTTCCCGAGCTGATGGTGGAGATGGAAGCCACCGCGGCAGACTGA
- the panB gene encoding 3-methyl-2-oxobutanoate hydroxymethyltransferase has translation MTDRKKVTLPALRRKMAAGTPLTMITCYDYSMAHLVEEAGVDMVLVGDSLGMTMLGYPSTLPVTMEDMIRHGAAVHRGSPTSWLVIDMPYMSYQPSNEKAIESAGRLIAETGADAVKLEGGREMADRIQSIERAGIPVMAHLGLTPQSASALGGFRLQGKTADAAIRIVEDASIVEQAGAFSILMELVPDRICRMVTERASVPIIGLGSGPHAHGQLLIFHDVLGLYPDFAPRMAKVYADAGRLIREGLEDYVREVTQHEFPRNENTFGIEERELEAVQRALMAGTLTS, from the coding sequence ATGACAGACCGGAAGAAAGTCACGCTACCGGCTTTGAGAAGGAAGATGGCTGCGGGAACGCCGCTCACCATGATCACCTGTTACGACTATTCGATGGCCCATCTCGTCGAAGAGGCCGGCGTCGACATGGTGCTGGTCGGCGATAGCCTGGGCATGACGATGCTCGGCTATCCCAGCACGCTTCCGGTGACGATGGAAGACATGATCCGTCACGGCGCCGCCGTTCACCGTGGTTCCCCCACCTCCTGGCTCGTGATCGACATGCCCTATATGAGCTATCAGCCTTCGAACGAGAAAGCGATCGAGAGCGCGGGACGCCTTATCGCCGAGACGGGAGCGGACGCGGTGAAGCTCGAGGGCGGGCGCGAGATGGCCGACAGGATCCAGTCGATCGAACGGGCCGGCATCCCGGTAATGGCTCACCTGGGTCTGACCCCTCAGAGCGCGTCGGCCCTGGGCGGTTTCCGATTGCAGGGTAAGACGGCGGACGCGGCGATTCGCATCGTCGAGGATGCCAGCATCGTCGAACAGGCGGGAGCCTTCTCGATTCTGATGGAGCTCGTGCCCGATCGGATCTGCCGGATGGTGACCGAGCGCGCTTCCGTACCCATCATCGGCCTCGGAAGCGGCCCGCATGCCCACGGACAGTTGTTGATCTTCCACGACGTTCTTGGGCTCTACCCGGACTTCGCCCCTCGCATGGCGAAGGTCTACGCCGATGCGGGACGCCTCATCCGGGAGGGCCTCGAGGACTACGTTCGCGAAGTGACGCAGCATGAGTTTCCTCGCAACGAGAACACGTTCGGAATCGAGGAACGGGAGCTCGAGGCAGTCCAGAGGGCACTCATGGCCGGGACATTGACGTCATGA